One genomic window of Candidatus Nitrospira inopinata includes the following:
- a CDS encoding phosphoribosyltransferase, giving the protein MIFQNREEAGRRLVEKLIHYRKQPAALILALPRGGVAVGYQLSVGLHLPLDVFIARKIGAPDNPEYAMGAVGESGGVYWNPTARAAYRLSPADIARLIQSQQDEIARRQALYRQNRPFPPLEDRTVILVDDGIATGSTFFAAIQSIRQLNPHRLVGAIPVGPRDTLQQVEEQVDELAVLAAPDPFWAVGNHYADFAQVSDREVVEYLNLAEEALREHTRLSS; this is encoded by the coding sequence ATGATCTTTCAAAATCGCGAAGAAGCAGGCCGGCGGCTGGTTGAAAAGTTGATCCACTATCGCAAACAGCCTGCGGCCCTCATTTTGGCGCTTCCGCGAGGAGGCGTGGCGGTCGGTTATCAGTTGAGCGTGGGACTTCACCTGCCGTTGGACGTCTTCATCGCCCGCAAGATCGGCGCGCCGGATAATCCCGAATATGCCATGGGAGCCGTGGGTGAGTCGGGAGGGGTCTACTGGAATCCGACGGCGAGAGCGGCGTACCGCCTGAGCCCTGCCGACATCGCACGGTTAATTCAGTCGCAACAAGATGAAATCGCCAGGCGGCAAGCCTTGTATCGGCAGAACCGGCCGTTTCCCCCGCTGGAGGATCGCACGGTCATTCTCGTGGACGACGGCATCGCCACCGGCTCCACGTTTTTCGCCGCGATCCAATCGATCAGACAACTCAACCCCCATCGCCTTGTGGGAGCCATTCCTGTCGGACCGAGAGACACGCTTCAACAAGTCGAGGAGCAAGTCGATGAACTAGCGGTCCTGGCCGCGCCGGACCCCTTTTGGGCCGTGGGGAATCACTATGCGGATTTTGCGCAAGTGAGCGACCGGGAAGTCGTGGAATACCTGAATCTTGCCGAAGAAGCGTTGCGTGAACACACGCGGCTTTCTTCTTAG
- a CDS encoding c-type cytochrome, translating to MRPGEQKGLVRIHRRTMTIGTLILACWIGGQLLPFSVETGWAAASSPTTPRLKGNVAKGREIFNGRGACHYCHGIDGYLGRTPRLEPDTAALIAGLNPPPPDLRNPAALRLKTNKERARAIREGHPGTGMFPDLTMTDQDIADLLMYLAFLRKDPNPMAD from the coding sequence ATGAGGCCTGGAGAGCAGAAAGGGCTCGTCCGAATCCACCGGCGCACCATGACCATCGGCACACTGATTCTCGCTTGTTGGATCGGAGGGCAATTGCTCCCCTTCTCCGTTGAAACAGGCTGGGCCGCCGCCTCCTCGCCAACGACCCCGAGGCTCAAAGGCAATGTCGCGAAGGGCCGCGAGATCTTCAACGGCAGGGGAGCCTGCCACTATTGCCACGGCATCGACGGCTATCTTGGACGGACGCCGAGACTCGAACCTGATACGGCCGCGCTCATCGCCGGACTCAACCCCCCGCCGCCGGACCTTCGCAATCCCGCCGCCCTTCGGCTCAAGACCAACAAAGAACGGGCCCGCGCCATCCGAGAGGGGCATCCGGGCACCGGCATGTTTCCCGACCTCACCATGACCGATCAAGACATTGCCGACCTGCTCATGTACCTGGCCTTTCTGCGGAAAGATCCGAATCCAATGGCAGACTGA
- a CDS encoding c-type cytochrome, whose protein sequence is MNIVVAASLIILLAATPWATAQVLRGNPKAGETVYQQQCLRCHGTNLDGNGPDSRDLIVPPADFRSPASRSKTDWELLVSIANGVLFTPMHSFRGKLTDEQMLDVLSYIRARIPPDIVS, encoded by the coding sequence ATGAACATCGTAGTGGCGGCAAGTCTCATCATTCTTTTGGCGGCAACCCCCTGGGCCACCGCGCAGGTGCTTCGCGGCAATCCCAAGGCGGGAGAAACGGTGTACCAACAACAGTGTCTGCGCTGCCACGGAACCAACCTCGATGGCAACGGACCGGACAGTCGAGACTTGATCGTGCCTCCGGCTGATTTCCGGTCTCCGGCCAGCCGATCCAAGACCGATTGGGAATTGCTCGTCTCGATCGCCAACGGCGTGCTGTTCACCCCGATGCACAGTTTCCGCGGCAAACTGACGGACGAGCAGATGCTGGACGTGTTGTCCTACATCCGAGCCAGAATTCCGCCAGACATTGTCAGCTAA
- a CDS encoding Cif family virulence factor encodes MSPRSRGPRTAASAAAWWLLSLITIAAWAEIVVPPDSAIEVDEATVQSVVALFEQAEQAIKSHDLDAVMSVYSSHYDYHGLKKNDIRKIWNDLFDEYQDIASTHILTKFTKVGSGSQTVLEVTCTGYLRALSKTSGLYIPIDSWHEEVHYLVVEEGRWRIRGNLGELPRTLPFGTAPHPLF; translated from the coding sequence ATGTCTCCCAGAAGCCGAGGTCCGCGCACCGCCGCCAGTGCGGCCGCATGGTGGCTTCTGAGCCTGATCACAATCGCGGCGTGGGCCGAGATCGTCGTTCCACCCGACTCCGCAATCGAAGTGGATGAAGCTACGGTTCAATCCGTCGTCGCCCTGTTTGAACAGGCGGAACAGGCGATCAAATCCCATGATCTCGACGCGGTCATGTCCGTTTACTCTTCCCACTATGACTATCACGGCCTCAAGAAGAACGATATCAGGAAGATATGGAACGACCTGTTCGATGAGTACCAAGACATCGCCAGCACTCACATTCTGACGAAATTCACCAAGGTCGGATCGGGAAGCCAAACCGTATTGGAGGTCACCTGCACCGGCTACTTACGGGCTCTGTCCAAAACGAGCGGTCTGTATATTCCGATCGACAGTTGGCATGAAGAAGTGCATTATTTGGTGGTCGAGGAGGGTCGATGGAGGATTCGCGGCAACCTCGGTGAGCTGCCGCGTACTCTCCCATTCGGCACGGCCCCTCATCCTCTGTTCTGA
- a CDS encoding hemerythrin domain-containing protein produces MGERKTITAWYEEDHNRLDDLFKTFQTTKRSDFAKAKEAFKDFKVGLQRHIVWEEELLFPLWEQKTGMTDGGPTFVMRHEHRQIGQLLESIHEKVARQSLDSDQEEQVLLSVLGSHNMKEERVLYPSIDNVTSEEERAKVFQDMEAIPEDRYNACCGDH; encoded by the coding sequence ATGGGAGAACGGAAGACGATCACAGCATGGTACGAAGAGGATCACAATCGCCTCGATGACCTGTTCAAGACATTCCAAACGACGAAACGGTCGGATTTCGCGAAGGCCAAGGAAGCGTTCAAGGACTTCAAAGTCGGATTGCAGCGCCATATTGTGTGGGAGGAGGAACTGCTGTTTCCCCTGTGGGAGCAGAAGACGGGAATGACCGACGGCGGGCCGACGTTTGTGATGCGGCATGAGCATCGGCAGATCGGGCAACTGCTCGAATCCATCCATGAGAAGGTGGCGCGGCAGAGTCTCGACAGCGATCAAGAGGAACAGGTGCTGCTCAGCGTTCTTGGTTCGCACAATATGAAAGAAGAGCGAGTGCTCTATCCCTCCATCGACAACGTGACCAGCGAAGAAGAACGGGCGAAGGTCTTTCAAGATATGGAGGCCATCCCGGAAGATCGCTATAACGCCTGCTGCGGTGATCACTGA
- a CDS encoding acetate--CoA ligase family protein has protein sequence MTGSSSDHLAGSLTPFFRPRRVAVVGASREKGSIGHRVLDCLRSGGFTGSIIPVNPHVDTIDSLRAFSSLSAIPDSIDLAVITVPAHLALSVIDECAAKPVRTVIMIAAGFAETGERGARIERELRTKIQQHGIRLIGPNCFGLMNCDPTLRLNATYTPLLPPFGSVSIASDSGGVGAMVVMAARRVNLGISTYVSLGNHVDVNVNDLLEYWEQDATTQVILLYLETIAEPQRFRRLAERVGRHKPIIALKAGRTTAGQAAAGSHTAALATNDRAVDALFTQCGVIRASTVEEWLALAVAFSNQRLPVGRRVGILTNSGGAGVLCADSCGNEGLLVPPLPPSVSATLASFLSPLAALTNPVDMIGIATEDQHAAAVETLLRSDVLDALIIVHLSINVADNDQVAAGIARGIRAARLAGSRKPVFLCWMAEGDADRHFDIDGAIIPTSRSPEMPAFAISRILSYETWRELSAKGVFLPPVRELPHLDLPQARAICVKALAERGPGWLTTEEVQALLSTVNVPLLGHLVTNPEEAVLAAKIIGYPVAVKLASHHILHKTEFGAVCLNLTDAEAVTQAFHTIKKRLAQAGKSDVDVMEGVLVQPMVSSGVEVLIGATRDPHLGPVIAVGLGGVLVELLGDVQLGLTPLTKHDASRMIRNLKGYPLLTGYRGRPAMDKRALEDALLRISRLVETIPIISELDLNPIIVLPDGQGCRLVDARVLVHAPSEH, from the coding sequence ATGACCGGCTCTTCGTCCGATCACCTTGCAGGATCCCTCACGCCGTTCTTCCGCCCTCGTCGCGTCGCTGTGGTCGGGGCATCCCGTGAAAAAGGCAGCATCGGGCATCGGGTATTGGACTGTCTGCGAAGCGGAGGGTTTACCGGCTCGATCATCCCCGTCAATCCTCATGTTGACACCATCGACAGCCTGCGCGCGTTCTCCTCTCTCTCAGCCATCCCGGACTCGATTGACCTTGCGGTCATCACCGTTCCCGCCCATCTCGCTCTGTCCGTGATCGACGAGTGTGCCGCCAAGCCGGTACGGACCGTCATCATGATCGCCGCCGGTTTTGCCGAAACGGGCGAAAGAGGAGCCAGGATCGAGCGGGAACTGCGCACGAAGATTCAGCAACACGGCATCCGCCTCATCGGACCGAATTGTTTCGGCCTCATGAACTGTGATCCGACTCTCAGGCTCAACGCGACCTACACACCGCTTCTTCCGCCTTTCGGGTCCGTCTCCATCGCCTCAGACAGTGGAGGCGTCGGCGCCATGGTGGTCATGGCGGCCCGACGGGTCAATCTTGGCATCTCCACGTACGTGAGTCTCGGCAATCATGTGGACGTCAACGTCAACGACCTCTTGGAATATTGGGAACAGGATGCCACCACCCAGGTCATCTTGTTGTACCTCGAAACCATCGCTGAGCCCCAACGGTTTCGACGGCTCGCCGAGAGAGTCGGCAGGCACAAACCGATCATCGCCTTGAAAGCCGGACGCACCACGGCCGGCCAAGCGGCTGCCGGCTCACATACAGCGGCCCTGGCAACCAACGACCGGGCCGTGGACGCTCTCTTCACTCAATGCGGTGTCATCCGAGCCTCGACGGTGGAGGAGTGGCTTGCGCTCGCCGTGGCGTTTTCCAACCAGCGACTCCCCGTCGGCCGCCGTGTCGGCATCCTGACCAACTCCGGCGGAGCCGGAGTCCTGTGCGCGGACAGTTGCGGGAACGAAGGATTGCTCGTCCCTCCATTGCCGCCATCGGTCAGTGCCACACTGGCTTCGTTTCTGTCGCCACTGGCGGCGCTCACAAACCCTGTCGACATGATCGGGATCGCAACGGAAGACCAACATGCGGCCGCCGTCGAAACCCTATTACGGTCCGATGTCCTCGATGCCCTCATCATCGTGCATCTGTCGATCAATGTCGCGGACAACGATCAAGTTGCAGCCGGCATTGCGAGGGGAATCCGTGCAGCAAGGCTGGCCGGCAGTCGCAAACCCGTCTTTCTCTGTTGGATGGCCGAGGGCGATGCGGACCGCCACTTCGATATCGATGGAGCGATCATCCCAACCTCTCGCTCCCCGGAAATGCCCGCCTTCGCTATCAGCCGTATCTTGTCTTACGAAACATGGCGAGAACTGTCAGCAAAGGGGGTGTTCCTACCGCCTGTCCGTGAGCTGCCCCATCTTGACTTGCCCCAGGCTAGGGCCATTTGCGTCAAGGCCCTCGCCGAGCGCGGGCCAGGCTGGCTCACGACAGAAGAGGTGCAGGCCCTGCTGAGCACGGTGAACGTCCCGCTTTTGGGCCACCTTGTAACCAATCCAGAGGAAGCTGTCCTGGCTGCCAAAATCATCGGCTATCCGGTGGCGGTGAAACTCGCGTCCCATCACATTCTGCACAAAACGGAGTTTGGTGCGGTGTGCCTCAATCTGACTGACGCGGAAGCCGTCACCCAGGCTTTTCATACCATCAAAAAAAGGCTCGCGCAGGCCGGCAAATCGGATGTAGATGTAATGGAAGGCGTGTTGGTGCAACCGATGGTGTCAAGCGGCGTGGAGGTGCTGATCGGCGCGACCCGCGATCCGCATTTGGGCCCTGTGATCGCGGTCGGCCTGGGCGGTGTGCTGGTCGAACTTCTGGGTGACGTTCAACTGGGGCTCACTCCCCTCACGAAACACGACGCATCTAGGATGATTCGGAATCTGAAAGGGTACCCCCTGCTCACCGGCTACCGAGGCAGGCCGGCAATGGATAAGCGGGCACTCGAAGATGCGCTCTTGCGGATCTCCCGCCTCGTCGAGACAATCCCAATCATCAGCGAACTTGACCTCAACCCAATCATCGTGCTGCCTGACGGTCAGGGGTGTCGGCTCGTCGATGCACGGGTGCTGGTCCATGCACCTTCTGAACATTGA
- a CDS encoding glutathione S-transferase family protein, giving the protein MQRHAQFPNEQSATGEFKRQADAFRGWVTADGRSGYPAVPHRYHLYVSWACPWAHRTIIVRKLKKLEGIIGMTVVDPIRDKRGWAFREGPGHSLDPINGFRFLSEAYRATDPRYRGRVTVPVLWDTVTSRIVTNSDDDLMRIFNREFDQFTDSALDLYPERLRAEIDDLNRFIYERINDGVYRAGFATAQAVYEQAVTRLFDALDLLETRLADRRYLFGSTFVETDWRLFVTLIRFDAVYHGHFKCNLRRIVDYPNLFGYLKDLYQTRDIAGTVNFDHIKRHYYMTHTAINPARIVPLGPIQDLITPHGRERLT; this is encoded by the coding sequence ATGCAGCGCCACGCTCAATTTCCCAACGAGCAGTCAGCGACCGGCGAGTTCAAGCGGCAGGCTGACGCATTCCGTGGGTGGGTCACCGCGGACGGCAGGTCGGGGTACCCCGCCGTCCCTCATCGTTATCATCTCTACGTTTCCTGGGCCTGTCCTTGGGCCCATCGCACGATCATTGTCCGTAAGCTTAAGAAGCTGGAAGGAATTATTGGGATGACGGTCGTGGACCCGATTCGTGACAAACGTGGCTGGGCCTTCCGTGAAGGCCCAGGACACTCCCTTGATCCCATCAACGGCTTTCGCTTCTTGAGCGAAGCGTACAGAGCCACCGACCCGCGCTATCGAGGGCGCGTGACCGTTCCCGTCTTGTGGGATACGGTGACGAGCAGGATCGTCACAAACTCTGACGACGATCTTATGCGCATCTTCAACAGGGAGTTCGACCAGTTTACCGATTCCGCTCTCGATCTGTATCCGGAACGGCTGCGCGCGGAGATCGATGATCTCAACCGTTTCATTTACGAGCGCATCAACGACGGCGTGTATCGAGCTGGCTTTGCAACGGCTCAGGCCGTCTACGAACAGGCGGTCACACGGCTTTTCGATGCACTGGACCTTCTTGAAACCCGTTTGGCCGATCGCCGCTACCTGTTCGGATCGACCTTCGTCGAGACCGATTGGCGTCTGTTCGTCACGTTGATTCGGTTCGACGCCGTCTATCACGGCCACTTCAAATGCAACCTCCGGCGAATCGTTGATTACCCCAACCTCTTCGGATATTTGAAGGATCTTTATCAAACACGCGACATCGCGGGGACGGTCAACTTTGACCACATCAAGCGCCACTATTACATGACCCATACGGCCATCAATCCGGCTAGGATCGTGCCTCTTGGCCCGATCCAAGACTTGATCACCCCCCACGGAAGGGAACGGCTGACATAA
- a CDS encoding MlaA family lipoprotein: MKAGIQRATFQTTGGAIGLSLIVISLSIFGCADLAISSADYESSSNHSPSAAFQISSAASAASPETAISDDPQDEPFDPFAQAGESDLEEYDPWEPFNTKVFEFNRQIDRWLLKPVATGYDFIMPNLLQQGVSNFFYNARFVPRFVNNILQGKFRGAGIEAGRFLVNTTLGLAGFIDWASDMDLTTPEEDLGQTLGFYGVKPGPYLIVPLYPPFTVRDLVGYVGDVFLNPIYWLALPIIEIDKIPSAVPHSSRLTTSLILLSAKVTEVVNERSLNLEKYEGVEESAVDLYSAVRNAYLQKRAKAIRE, encoded by the coding sequence ATGAAGGCCGGAATACAGAGAGCGACCTTTCAGACGACAGGGGGAGCGATCGGGCTTTCGCTCATCGTTATCTCTCTATCCATTTTCGGTTGTGCCGATCTGGCAATTTCCTCGGCGGATTATGAGTCTTCTTCCAATCACTCGCCGAGCGCGGCCTTCCAGATCTCTTCGGCGGCTTCCGCGGCATCGCCGGAGACCGCCATTTCCGACGATCCGCAAGATGAGCCATTTGATCCCTTTGCCCAAGCCGGCGAATCGGATCTCGAAGAATATGATCCCTGGGAGCCCTTCAACACAAAGGTCTTTGAGTTCAATAGGCAGATCGACCGCTGGCTCCTCAAGCCGGTAGCGACCGGATACGACTTCATCATGCCGAACCTGCTTCAACAGGGAGTCAGCAACTTTTTCTACAACGCAAGGTTTGTCCCCCGGTTCGTCAATAACATCCTGCAAGGGAAGTTCCGCGGGGCGGGAATCGAGGCCGGCCGTTTTCTTGTGAACACCACGCTTGGACTCGCCGGATTCATCGATTGGGCAAGCGACATGGACTTAACAACGCCGGAAGAAGACCTGGGACAAACCCTCGGTTTCTATGGAGTCAAGCCGGGCCCCTACCTTATCGTTCCCCTGTATCCGCCGTTTACGGTCCGAGACTTGGTCGGGTACGTGGGAGATGTTTTTCTGAACCCCATTTATTGGTTGGCTCTGCCCATCATCGAAATCGATAAGATACCTTCCGCGGTCCCCCATAGCAGTCGCTTGACGACCTCGCTCATTTTGCTCAGCGCAAAGGTGACGGAAGTGGTCAACGAACGCTCGCTGAATCTTGAAAAGTATGAAGGCGTCGAAGAGTCCGCGGTCGATCTCTATAGCGCCGTCCGTAACGCCTATCTCCAAAAACGAGCAAAGGCCATTCGAGAGTAA
- a CDS encoding formylglycine-generating enzyme family protein → MSGTLLRIMVLTCVAGLGMNGQTTIVQAARAGDKELTKGEDLLKSKQYGEARAALEAGLSKDPSNVQGHFNLAEACRALEDWTCAEEHYDSALQLDAESGMSSLPKTKAKVWRLREEMKVWGLLNEAKRLLASGKTKQAEETLSSAQDLGITHEQQTLFQQLRAKLPRPRSASSKRASGSEMGASQADSLDAEMVFVPAGKFTQGSNLSDDEKPVRQISLNAFYIDKYEVTVGQYARYLEATDMEEPPDWNIMNQPQHQRRPVVNVSWEDAVNYCKWAGKRLPTEAEWEKAARGTDGRIYPWGNEAPTRLHANYGRKEWDDHFALTPVGSFEAGKSPYGAYDMAGNAWEWVFDWYDHDFYKNGPEKNPIGPAKGTEKVVRGGSWLYVADFLRSAHRFNAQPANRHFGYGFRCAKTP, encoded by the coding sequence ATGAGCGGAACGTTGCTGAGGATAATGGTGCTGACCTGTGTTGCTGGACTGGGGATGAATGGGCAGACGACCATCGTTCAAGCGGCCAGGGCCGGAGACAAGGAATTGACCAAAGGGGAAGACTTGTTGAAGAGCAAACAATACGGCGAGGCTCGCGCGGCGTTGGAAGCCGGTCTCTCAAAAGATCCGTCGAACGTTCAGGGTCATTTCAACTTGGCCGAGGCCTGTCGAGCCCTTGAGGACTGGACCTGCGCGGAAGAACATTATGACAGTGCGTTGCAACTGGATGCCGAGTCCGGCATGTCTTCCTTGCCAAAGACGAAGGCGAAAGTGTGGCGATTGCGGGAAGAGATGAAGGTGTGGGGGCTCTTGAACGAAGCGAAGCGTCTCCTTGCGAGCGGAAAAACGAAGCAAGCGGAAGAAACCTTGAGCAGCGCTCAAGATCTGGGCATTACGCACGAGCAACAAACGTTGTTTCAACAACTGCGAGCAAAATTGCCGCGGCCACGATCCGCCTCCTCCAAGCGCGCGAGCGGATCGGAGATGGGGGCATCGCAGGCCGATTCTCTGGACGCGGAGATGGTCTTCGTCCCGGCCGGAAAATTCACACAGGGGAGCAACCTCTCGGACGATGAAAAGCCGGTGCGCCAAATTTCTCTCAATGCGTTTTACATCGACAAGTATGAGGTGACGGTGGGGCAATATGCCAGATACCTGGAAGCGACCGACATGGAGGAGCCGCCGGATTGGAACATCATGAATCAGCCCCAGCACCAAAGACGGCCGGTGGTCAACGTCAGTTGGGAGGACGCCGTCAATTATTGCAAATGGGCGGGCAAGCGGCTCCCGACGGAAGCGGAGTGGGAAAAGGCGGCGCGGGGAACGGACGGGCGCATCTATCCCTGGGGCAACGAGGCTCCCACTCGGCTGCACGCCAATTACGGAAGGAAAGAGTGGGACGACCACTTCGCCCTGACGCCCGTAGGATCGTTCGAGGCGGGGAAAAGCCCCTATGGCGCGTATGATATGGCCGGCAACGCCTGGGAATGGGTGTTCGATTGGTACGACCATGACTTTTATAAAAACGGTCCGGAGAAGAATCCTATCGGACCGGCCAAAGGCACCGAGAAGGTGGTGCGCGGGGGGTCATGGCTTTATGTGGCGGACTTCCTACGGTCGGCCCACCGATTCAACGCTCAGCCGGCAAATCGCCATTTCGGCTACGGCTTCCGTTGCGCCAAGACACCGTAG
- a CDS encoding glutaredoxin family protein yields the protein MLRRPTARWPFALTLVLSLVIGPAAGGTDVQIHDAPPDIEVFVRAGCPHCETAKVFLDTLRREQPELRIKFYDIGEDAGARQRLASMVHDRGMSVIGVPTFLIGTDLIIGFRSNETTGADIRALVARNAPATAAPSLIDSIETPWFGRLHIKDFGLPLFTVIIGLLDGFNPCAMWVLLFLLSLLVNLQDRFKMALIAGTFVLVSGLVYLAFMAAWLNVFLVIGFSRAIQVALGCVACFMGAVNVKDFVAFRRGVSLSIPDSTKPRFYTMVRRILQADHLPGALVGTVVLAVFVNVIELLCTAGFPMLYTQILTAQQLSAWEYYGYLGLYNLAYIFDDGLMVAIAVVTLSRRKLQERAGRWLKLAGGSLMIGLGIVLLFRPQWLA from the coding sequence GTGCTCCGGCGACCGACAGCCCGGTGGCCATTCGCCCTGACGCTTGTTCTGTCTCTTGTTATCGGGCCAGCCGCTGGAGGCACAGATGTCCAAATCCACGATGCTCCGCCGGACATCGAAGTCTTCGTTCGCGCAGGCTGTCCCCATTGCGAGACCGCCAAAGTCTTCTTAGACACCCTACGCCGCGAGCAGCCGGAGCTTCGGATCAAGTTCTATGACATCGGCGAGGATGCAGGCGCGCGACAACGGCTTGCCTCGATGGTTCACGATCGAGGCATGTCCGTCATTGGGGTTCCCACCTTCCTTATCGGAACAGACCTGATTATCGGCTTTCGCTCCAATGAGACGACCGGCGCGGACATTCGCGCGCTCGTGGCCCGCAACGCGCCGGCCACCGCAGCACCTTCGCTCATCGACAGTATCGAGACACCGTGGTTCGGTCGGCTGCACATCAAGGATTTCGGCCTTCCACTCTTCACCGTCATCATCGGCCTGCTGGACGGGTTCAATCCCTGCGCGATGTGGGTGCTGCTTTTTCTCCTGTCGCTGCTCGTCAATCTTCAGGATCGGTTCAAGATGGCGCTCATCGCCGGCACGTTCGTCCTCGTCAGTGGTCTGGTGTACTTGGCCTTCATGGCCGCATGGCTCAACGTATTTCTGGTCATCGGCTTTTCCCGCGCCATCCAGGTTGCGCTGGGCTGTGTCGCCTGCTTCATGGGAGCGGTCAACGTCAAAGATTTTGTCGCCTTCCGGCGTGGGGTCTCACTGAGCATTCCCGACTCGACGAAACCACGGTTCTACACCATGGTTCGCCGAATCCTTCAAGCTGATCATCTCCCTGGCGCTTTGGTAGGCACCGTGGTGTTGGCTGTCTTTGTGAACGTGATCGAACTGCTGTGTACGGCTGGCTTCCCCATGCTCTATACTCAGATCCTCACCGCACAACAGCTCTCGGCTTGGGAATACTATGGCTACCTTGGTCTCTACAACCTGGCTTACATCTTCGATGACGGCCTCATGGTTGCGATTGCAGTGGTCACGCTGAGCCGAAGAAAATTGCAGGAACGAGCCGGCCGTTGGCTCAAACTCGCCGGCGGATCGCTCATGATCGGGTTAGGGATCGTCTTGCTGTTTCGCCCTCAGTGGCTCGCCTGA
- a CDS encoding universal stress protein → MRIVIGVDWSDQSFAAVSHTFQLYRPTDVTLVHGVNLGMFKQPIVAEAANLQGYDDFRHAMVNAGHQLLERAAAMVPPEVATVRKINEVGSPAQVILDSAQTVSADLIVVGARGRGRLAETVLGSVSHRVLSHTSRSTLIVKGSVRPIQQALVAVEGRDDADRIVDWLTRYRFATPVELRVLNVVVPIGLDSPYDGMEARTWWEGAEAYAEQLVKNTAAKLSDAGYTTGTKVSIGSPAALIEEEAKAMDLVVASSHGRTGVARFLLGSVSHAIVHHVSCPVLVIR, encoded by the coding sequence ATGAGAATCGTGATCGGCGTCGATTGGTCGGACCAATCCTTTGCGGCGGTCTCCCACACGTTTCAGCTCTACCGCCCGACCGACGTCACATTGGTGCATGGAGTCAACCTCGGCATGTTCAAGCAACCTATCGTGGCGGAAGCGGCCAACCTACAGGGCTATGACGACTTCCGCCACGCGATGGTCAACGCCGGACACCAACTGCTCGAACGGGCGGCGGCCATGGTGCCGCCGGAGGTGGCGACGGTGCGCAAGATCAATGAGGTCGGCAGTCCCGCCCAAGTCATTCTCGACAGCGCCCAGACCGTCTCTGCCGATCTGATTGTCGTGGGTGCCAGAGGGCGAGGCCGGCTCGCCGAAACGGTGCTCGGCAGCGTCTCCCACCGAGTCCTCTCCCATACGTCTCGCTCCACCTTGATCGTCAAGGGATCGGTGCGCCCGATCCAGCAGGCATTGGTCGCCGTCGAAGGTCGTGACGATGCCGATCGCATTGTAGACTGGCTGACCCGCTACCGGTTCGCAACACCGGTGGAACTTCGCGTGTTGAACGTCGTCGTTCCCATTGGATTGGACAGCCCCTACGATGGGATGGAGGCGAGGACCTGGTGGGAGGGAGCGGAGGCCTATGCCGAACAGCTCGTCAAGAACACGGCGGCCAAACTGTCCGACGCCGGCTATACAACCGGCACAAAGGTGTCGATCGGCAGCCCGGCGGCTTTGATTGAGGAGGAGGCGAAAGCCATGGACCTGGTGGTCGCCTCGTCGCACGGAAGAACGGGAGTTGCGCGCTTTCTTTTGGGGAGCGTCTCTCACGCGATCGTCCATCATGTATCTTGTCCGGTGTTGGTGATCCGGTAA
- a CDS encoding Hsp20/alpha crystallin family protein yields MSGLSRWEPSLRWNPWKDLEEMEKRLSTFFGRAPEGSGEKKEALAVAEWSPVVDITEDDKEYLIKAELPEMKKEDIKINVQDDVLSISGERKYEKDEKSKKYHRVERAYGSFLRSFTLPQDADGSKVSATYKDGVLAIHLPKSEKAKPKAIEVKVS; encoded by the coding sequence ATGTCCGGACTCAGCAGGTGGGAACCGTCTCTGCGGTGGAATCCATGGAAGGATCTCGAAGAAATGGAAAAACGCCTCTCCACCTTCTTCGGACGAGCCCCGGAGGGGAGCGGCGAAAAGAAGGAGGCCCTGGCGGTCGCCGAGTGGTCGCCGGTCGTCGACATCACCGAAGACGACAAGGAATATCTCATCAAGGCCGAATTGCCCGAGATGAAGAAAGAAGACATCAAGATCAACGTTCAGGACGACGTGCTCTCGATCAGCGGAGAGCGGAAATACGAGAAAGACGAGAAGAGCAAGAAATATCACCGGGTCGAGCGAGCCTACGGCAGTTTTCTCCGGAGTTTTACCCTGCCGCAAGACGCCGACGGCTCCAAGGTCAGCGCCACGTATAAAGACGGCGTGCTGGCTATTCACCTTCCCAAGTCTGAAAAGGCCAAGCCGAAGGCTATCGAAGTGAAGGTGAGTTGA